A region of the Candidatus Poribacteria bacterium genome:
TATCCCGAAGCAGCTTGAACGGCACGGACTTTCAGGTGAGAATATCACCTTCACAGACGAAGCTCTCTATGAGATGATACATAAGTATACCCGCGAAGCCGGGGTCCGAAATCTTGAGCGCACAATCACCACGGTCATGCGGAAGGTTGCCAGAGAGATTGTCACCGAAGAGACACCGGATCTCAACTTGGAAATAACACCCACCAATTTGAGCGATTATCTCGGTCCTGCGAAGTGGACGCGCACAAAAGCCGAAGAACGTGACGAAGTCGGTGTCGCTACAGGGATGGTATGGACACAGATTGGCGGTGATATTGTCTCCGTTGAAGCAACGACGATGCAAGGAGAAGGCAAACTGAGTATGACTGGGCAGCTTCAGGAAGTCATGCGTGAGTCTGTCCAGACCGCTGTCGCCTATATCCGTTCGCGTGCTGAATCCTTCAGGCTTTCTAACAAGCAGTTTGAGCAGCAGGATATTCATATCCACATTCCAGAAGGCGCAGTCCCAAAAGATGGTCCCTCCGCGGGGATTACCGTCGCCACGGCGATCCTCTCCGCATTCACAGGTAAGTCTGTTCGTAAAGATATTGCTATGACTGGCGAAATTACGCTCCGCGGTAGAGTGCTGCCTATCGGTGGCTTAAAAGAGAAAGCACTCGCTGCCTACCGAAACGGTATCTTTGACATCATCATTCCTGTGGACAACGAGAAAGATGAAGTTGACATCCCTACAGAAATTCGCGAAGGGATCCGTTTCCATAAAGTCAACGATATGATGGAGGTACTGGAATTGGCACTGACAGAACCTGTTGTGGATCCCGAGGTTCCTGTAGAAATGCCAGTCGCTACACAGCCATCTGTGTAAGATAGTTGTCAGTTGTCAGATCGTTTTTTCTCTGGCCGAGAAAAAACTGTCAGTTGTCAGTTAAAGAAGGTTCTGGGCTCACCCAATATTTTTAGACAATCCGAAACACTCTTAACCGATAACTGATAACTGAAAACCGATAACTCTAAAAAAAAATGCGGTTAGATAAATTCCTGCAGGTCAGCCGCCTTGTAAAACGGCGGACAATTGCTAATACCCTCTGTAGCAAAGGCGCAGTAAGCGTCAACGGACACGTTGCAAAAGCTGGAAAAATGCTTTCTGTAGGTGATGTAATTCGTATGCCGGGGTCCCCGCCCGCTACTGCGGAAAGGCATCCAACAGGCATTGAGGACGTGCCAGAGTCTGAATACGAGGTTGTTGAGTTACCCTCTGGAAACGTCTCACGTGCGCGCGCTACAACACTCTACCGCCAAATAAACCCGTAGCCTCCATCTCCTGATCGAGGCACCGCTTGCTTCGATTAAAGGAGAAAAAAATTGCAATGACTCGCACAGAAACGCAAATCCAATCTGAAGTCACTGCGTTTCGGAATCCTCGCCCGTTAATGCGGGGCGAAACGAATACGCAGCATACCCCAAATAGACCTAAGGTTGGGCTAACAATGGGAGATGCAGCTGGCATCGGTCCTGAAATCATTATCAAGGCACTTGCAGATAAAAGTGTATATTCAATGTGCCAACCGATTGTCATTGGAAGTCCTGCTATCCTTCAGAATGCTTGTCAATTTATATCCACTGGCACCCCCGAATTAAAATTTAATGTTATCAAGACACCGATACAAGCAAGCACAACGCCCGGAACAATTGATGTGCTTGATGTCTCTTCAATATCGCCTGAAGAGATTTGCCTCGGCACTATAGACGCGCGGGCAGGCGCTGCTGCTGTCAAAGCGATTGAGGTCGCCACACAGTTTGCGATGCAGGGTGAACTTGATGCTATCACGACTGCTCCAATTTGCAAAGCAGCCATAAACCGCGCAGGGATCCCCTACTCAGGACACACGGAAATGCTTGCGGCATTCACGAATACACCTGACGTAGTAATGATGCTCTGTACGCCTGAAGCATTAGCCCCAAAACCCACTTTGGAGACCGCAACACCCTATGTAGAGACGGAAAATAATCAAGTCGCTTTCGCAGTCTCTTTCGTGACGAACCATATCGCATTGGCTGACGTTCCGAAACATCTCTCTGTTCCAAGGATTGTGAACGTCATCCGAATCACGCAACAGGTGCTGACCCGCTGTGGTATTTCTGAACCCCGACTGGCCGTTGCGGGCCTAAACCCTCACGCGGGTGAGAGCGGTATGTTCGGAGAGGAGGAGGCGCGTTTTATCAGTCCAGCTATTGCCCAGGTCCAAACACAAAACGGGACGATAGACGGTCCGCTCCCTGCCGATGTGCTTTTTGTCAAAGCAAATCAGGGACAGTGGCACGCCGTTATCGCTATGTATCACGACCAAGGTAATATTCCGATAAAACTTCTCGGCTTTGGGAAACTTGTAAATGTCACCTTAGGCTTACCAATAATCCGTACGAGTGTAGACCACGGCACAGCGTTTGACATAGCCGGTAAAGGTATCGCTAATGAGAGCAGTCTTGTTGCGGCATTAAACTGCGCTTCACGACTCGCGAATTAACCATCAGCCGTCAGTAGCCACCAACAAAGAGGTGATTAGCAAGAAAAGATTGCTAATTATGGTAGATTTTAGAATTAAAGAGGCACTGTAAAGCAACAAAGTTAAAAAAGTTCGTTAGTGGAGACGGACCGTTTTCGCTGTTGCCCGTTTATTTCTTTAATTCACGATAGGAAGAATCGTAAAACGCCATGAAAAAGACGCTTATTTTTTTCGCCATAGTCCTTACACTTTCTACTGTTCCGATGCTGGTTGCCGTAAGTCAGACACAGTCAGGATCCCTACCCGTTACTGGAGACGAAGTGCCACCGCTTCAGATTCTGGCAATTACAGCGGACACTCTCACAGCACGTTTCACCCTACCAAAACTTAAGATAACGACACACACTTCCTCTACTGTAGATAATTCCGAAGGTGTGGTAACTGATATTCGTTTTGCAGGCGCGGATCGGACGCTTGACGTAGGCAAACCCCAACTGCCCATTTACACACAACGCATTGGAATCCCTGTCGCAGGAACGCCAGTTGTCACCATCATTGAAGCGCGTTCGGAGATGAGGATAATCGAAAATGTGGGTGTCACACCTGATGATCCAGTCTTTCCGACTCGGGTTTCCAGAAGTTCCTCACGGACTTCCGCCAAATTTTATCCCACGCAGCTTGTAGAGGTCATCCCTAGCGGCTTTGTGCGAGACCAGCGCATCGGCAGTTTGCAAATCAATCCCGTGCAATACAATCAGACGACGAAGCAATTAAAAATATTTCCGTCTGTGACGTTCCGTGTGCATTTTCCGGGGGCGGTTATTGGCGGCACTATTCCTACAGCACCTTCTACTTTTCGAGAACCTCCGCGTGCCTTTGAGAGTCTATTCCAAGAAACGCTGCGTAACTATGAGCAGGCAAAGTCGTGGCGAAAACAACGCCGGACCTCTTATAGCATCACAGATGGAAATCACGTTCCTGGGGCACCACCGCTAATTAATGCGAATACGCGCCGTTTTAAAATCCCTGTCGCTAAGACAGATATGTATCGTATTACCTATAACAACATTAAGGCACATACTGGCATTGAACCAGAGAGTATAGACCTTGATACACTTCGATTGGAGAGCAGTGGACAGAAGCAAGGCGTCTATATTTTCGATGAAAACGAGAACAATACACTTGACCCTGGTGAGCAGATTATCTTTTATGGTCGGGCATTAGCAGACAACAAATTTACTGATGAAAACGTTTATTGGCTCCGTTTCGGCTTACGCGGAGAACCAAACGCGGGTTTTGAAACATCCCGCGTGGAGGCGCGCGACGGAAGTCCGCGAACGCCAAACTTAATATCCCCTAAAGCCTTTTTAACACGCGTTCGCTTTGAGGAAAATAGACATCATGACGCCTTAGCCGGTAATGATATTAAGTCTGAACTTGCAGACCACTATTTCGGTGTTGCTTTCCGCGGTGGAAATATTAATACGAGCCGAAAAGATTTTCCTATAGAACCTAAAGACATTCCGGGAGCAA
Encoded here:
- a CDS encoding S4 domain-containing protein — translated: MRLDKFLQVSRLVKRRTIANTLCSKGAVSVNGHVAKAGKMLSVGDVIRMPGSPPATAERHPTGIEDVPESEYEVVELPSGNVSRARATTLYRQINP
- the pdxA gene encoding 4-hydroxythreonine-4-phosphate dehydrogenase PdxA, translated to MTRTETQIQSEVTAFRNPRPLMRGETNTQHTPNRPKVGLTMGDAAGIGPEIIIKALADKSVYSMCQPIVIGSPAILQNACQFISTGTPELKFNVIKTPIQASTTPGTIDVLDVSSISPEEICLGTIDARAGAAAVKAIEVATQFAMQGELDAITTAPICKAAINRAGIPYSGHTEMLAAFTNTPDVVMMLCTPEALAPKPTLETATPYVETENNQVAFAVSFVTNHIALADVPKHLSVPRIVNVIRITQQVLTRCGISEPRLAVAGLNPHAGESGMFGEEEARFISPAIAQVQTQNGTIDGPLPADVLFVKANQGQWHAVIAMYHDQGNIPIKLLGFGKLVNVTLGLPIIRTSVDHGTAFDIAGKGIANESSLVAALNCASRLAN